A genome region from Tolypothrix sp. PCC 7712 includes the following:
- the dnaX gene encoding DNA polymerase III subunit gamma/tau, with protein sequence MSYEPLHHKYRPKSFAELVGQEAIATTLTNAINSAKIAPAYLFTGPRGTGKTSSARILAKSLNCLASGKPTAQPCGKCDVCQGITQGYSLDVIEIDAASNTGVDNIREIIEKAQFAPVQCRYKVYVIDECLTGDSLVLTDEGLVRIDDPTIQGKKVLSYNELSGNWEFKPVVRWLDQGKRQTLVIKTTHGEIRCTGNHLIRTDRGWIAARDVKEGVKILSPVNVDAVASFTNSVRMDASVDLPQDTNLKVISLTQSRQWDTSLATVESVHLAGVEPVYDIEVEDNHNFVANGLLVHNCHMLSTQAFNALLKTLEEPPKHVVFVLATTDPQRVLPTIISRCQRFDFRRINLEAMVKHLSAIAQKENINISLDAVTLVAQIAQGGLRDAESLLDQLALLSGEVTPDRVWDLVGSVSERDLVVLLSAIAQDNAEAVLDCTRKILDRGREPLTILQNLAAAYRDLLIAKTAPNRQDLVVCTQETWQALIALAQKLEASTILAGQKNLREAEVQIKNTTQPRLWLEVILLGLLPTANIPVQAASVPPRVPKTEISPSLPAPSPQNQQVSAPSPVYSQTNHNPPAVAQNHQVAEPTTNHNLAANSVSQSSPEPVSIPVEPAIIESVSAEAIEEAQYDLTKIWQQVCTNFPPSRQALLGQMCQLVEFKGNVARIAVKGAKWYETLKSDLSMMKGAFQQTFQREVEVTLEQVTSTSRISVKRNALPADSTRVQQPPTPRYNNQNTTVAPIPQPETPKAAPVPAPPPIPAPTRTEPSSTGRGGVQTLPPPTPTPAPPPSEWETDEVAIAAQRLAEFFQGQIIRLSDDALDFGGTMTDSGLMDEADFDD encoded by the coding sequence ATGTCTTACGAACCCCTGCACCATAAGTATCGCCCAAAGAGTTTTGCGGAATTAGTCGGACAAGAGGCGATCGCTACTACCCTCACAAATGCGATCAACTCAGCTAAAATCGCCCCCGCCTATTTGTTCACTGGCCCTAGAGGTACAGGCAAAACTTCCAGCGCGCGTATTCTTGCCAAATCCCTCAATTGTCTGGCGAGTGGTAAGCCCACTGCTCAACCTTGCGGCAAATGTGATGTCTGTCAGGGAATTACTCAAGGCTACTCTTTGGATGTGATTGAAATTGACGCAGCCAGCAATACTGGTGTCGATAATATCCGAGAAATTATTGAAAAAGCGCAGTTTGCGCCTGTGCAGTGTCGCTACAAGGTGTACGTCATCGACGAATGTCTAACTGGCGACTCTTTAGTCTTAACTGATGAAGGACTCGTCAGAATTGACGACCCTACTATTCAGGGCAAAAAAGTTTTAAGTTACAACGAATTATCAGGGAATTGGGAATTTAAGCCTGTTGTACGGTGGTTAGACCAAGGAAAACGTCAAACCTTGGTTATCAAGACAACTCATGGAGAAATTAGATGTACTGGCAATCATTTAATTAGGACAGATCGGGGATGGATAGCAGCAAGGGACGTAAAAGAAGGAGTGAAGATACTATCGCCTGTGAATGTGGATGCGGTAGCCTCATTTACAAATTCGGTACGGATGGACGCATCCGTCGATTTGCCTCAGGACACCAATTTAAAGGTAATCTCTCTAACTCAATCCCGACAATGGGATACAAGTTTGGCAACGGTAGAATCTGTCCACCTCGCTGGGGTTGAGCCAGTTTATGACATTGAAGTCGAAGATAATCACAACTTTGTGGCTAATGGGCTTTTGGTGCATAATTGCCACATGCTGAGTACCCAGGCATTCAATGCGTTATTAAAGACACTAGAAGAGCCACCTAAACATGTAGTATTCGTCTTAGCAACAACCGACCCCCAGCGAGTATTGCCGACAATTATCTCTCGCTGTCAAAGGTTTGATTTTAGACGTATTAACTTAGAGGCGATGGTCAAGCATTTAAGCGCGATCGCCCAAAAAGAAAATATTAATATTTCTCTAGATGCTGTAACTTTAGTTGCCCAAATTGCTCAGGGGGGATTGCGAGATGCAGAAAGTCTCCTCGACCAATTAGCGCTATTATCTGGTGAAGTTACGCCCGATAGAGTCTGGGATTTAGTTGGTTCTGTGAGCGAACGGGACTTAGTAGTATTGTTAAGTGCGATCGCTCAGGATAATGCCGAAGCAGTTTTAGATTGCACTCGCAAAATCTTGGATCGCGGTCGAGAACCATTAACTATTCTGCAAAATCTCGCTGCTGCTTACCGTGATTTGCTAATTGCCAAGACTGCACCCAACCGTCAAGATTTAGTTGTTTGTACTCAGGAAACCTGGCAAGCCTTAATTGCATTGGCTCAAAAGCTAGAAGCCAGCACAATTTTAGCGGGACAGAAAAATTTACGCGAAGCAGAAGTACAAATCAAAAACACTACCCAACCACGTTTGTGGTTAGAGGTGATATTGCTGGGATTATTACCTACTGCCAACATTCCAGTACAAGCCGCCAGTGTACCACCCAGAGTTCCAAAAACAGAAATATCACCTAGCCTTCCTGCCCCATCGCCGCAAAATCAGCAAGTTTCTGCACCATCTCCTGTTTATTCACAAACAAATCACAACCCTCCAGCAGTTGCCCAAAATCATCAAGTTGCTGAACCAACAACAAATCATAATTTAGCAGCTAACTCAGTTTCACAAAGTAGCCCAGAACCTGTATCTATTCCTGTCGAACCGGCAATAATTGAATCAGTAAGTGCAGAAGCTATTGAAGAAGCACAATATGATTTAACTAAAATTTGGCAACAGGTGTGTACCAATTTTCCTCCTTCTAGGCAAGCTTTATTAGGGCAAATGTGCCAACTAGTAGAGTTTAAAGGTAATGTAGCCCGTATTGCTGTCAAAGGCGCAAAATGGTATGAAACACTTAAATCTGATCTGTCAATGATGAAGGGAGCTTTCCAGCAGACTTTTCAGCGTGAAGTTGAAGTAACTCTGGAACAAGTAACCTCTACATCCAGGATTTCGGTTAAAAGGAACGCTTTACCAGCAGACTCTACTCGTGTTCAACAACCACCTACTCCCAGGTACAACAACCAAAACACAACAGTAGCGCCGATACCGCAACCAGAAACCCCGAAAGCAGCACCTGTACCAGCACCACCACCAATACCTGCGCCAACGAGAACAGAGCCATCCTCTACAGGTAGAGGTGGTGTACAAACTTTGCCACCACCAACCCCTACACCAGCACCACCCCCTAGCGAATGGGAAACGGATGAAGTTGCGATCGCAGCACAGCGATTAGCAGAATTTTTTCAAGGACAAATAATCCGCTTGTCAGATGATGCTTTAGATTTTGGCGGTACTATGACTGATTCTGGCTTAATGGATGAAGCAGATTTTGATGATTAA
- a CDS encoding winged helix-turn-helix transcriptional regulator encodes METQAENSTRLTCEVELTLEVIGGRWKVLIIRELMSGVKRFGELQRALHGITQKMLTQQLREMEEDGIIHREVYPQIPPKVEYSLTALGESLQPILNAMHEWAVKHSAQIRRQRI; translated from the coding sequence ATGGAAACTCAAGCAGAAAACTCTACCAGACTAACTTGTGAAGTAGAACTTACATTAGAGGTGATTGGTGGACGTTGGAAAGTTTTAATTATTAGAGAACTGATGTCAGGTGTAAAACGCTTTGGTGAGTTACAAAGGGCATTACATGGTATTACGCAAAAGATGCTTACCCAACAGCTAAGGGAAATGGAAGAGGATGGTATTATCCATCGTGAAGTTTATCCCCAAATTCCCCCGAAAGTAGAATATTCACTTACAGCTTTAGGTGAAAGCTTGCAACCCATTCTCAACGCCATGCATGAATGGGCTGTAAAACATTCTGCTCAAATCCGCCGCCAGCGAATCTGA
- a CDS encoding glycosyltransferase, whose product MPANFWPEDDSSNELAPLNSLLSDLSATEESIVETDPLFLPFRFQGRRRKAALVLTIVWSSTIALHLVSWGSLFVLGLTTILGIHALEVVFTRPRRHPKKIEGDLPSVSVMVAAKNEEAVISRLVKSLCSLDYPDGKYELWVIDDNSSDRTPQLLTELAKEYKQLKTFRRSAQATGGKSGALNQVLPLTKGEIIAVFDADAQVSPELLHQVVPLFQKEQVGAVQVRKAIANAKENFWTKGQMAEMAVDTYFQQQRTALGGIGELRGNGQFVRRTALESCGGWNEETITDDLDLTLRLHLDNWDIDCVFSPAVEEEGVTNAIALWHQRNRWAEGGYQRYLDYWDLLLKNRLGTRKTWDLLSFMLIMYILPTAAIPDLLMAIALHRPPIFGPITGLSVSLSVIGMFTGLHRIHQGQKFQLSTYLVLLLQTLRGTLYMFHWFVVMSSTTARMSFRPKRLKWVKTVHTGVE is encoded by the coding sequence ATGCCAGCGAATTTCTGGCCCGAAGACGATTCTAGCAACGAGCTGGCTCCGCTCAACTCTCTGTTGTCTGACCTCTCAGCAACCGAGGAGTCAATTGTAGAGACAGACCCTTTGTTTCTACCATTCCGGTTTCAAGGACGCAGACGCAAAGCAGCTCTAGTTTTGACTATAGTTTGGAGTAGCACGATCGCGCTGCATTTAGTTTCCTGGGGTTCTTTGTTCGTACTGGGACTGACCACTATTCTAGGTATTCACGCTCTGGAGGTGGTATTTACCAGACCCCGCCGTCACCCAAAAAAAATAGAAGGAGATTTACCTTCTGTATCTGTAATGGTGGCAGCGAAAAATGAGGAAGCAGTAATTAGTCGATTAGTCAAGAGTCTTTGCAGTCTTGACTATCCAGATGGCAAGTACGAACTCTGGGTCATTGACGATAACAGCAGCGATCGCACGCCCCAGTTATTAACAGAACTGGCAAAAGAATATAAACAACTGAAAACTTTCCGACGTTCAGCACAAGCAACTGGTGGTAAATCTGGGGCATTAAATCAAGTGCTACCACTAACTAAAGGCGAAATTATCGCCGTGTTTGATGCTGATGCTCAAGTCTCACCAGAGTTGTTACACCAAGTAGTACCTTTATTTCAAAAAGAACAGGTAGGGGCGGTGCAGGTACGAAAAGCGATCGCCAATGCCAAAGAGAATTTTTGGACTAAAGGTCAAATGGCAGAAATGGCTGTTGATACCTATTTTCAGCAACAGCGAACGGCGTTGGGTGGGATTGGTGAACTGCGCGGGAACGGTCAATTTGTCCGGCGCACAGCCTTAGAAAGTTGTGGTGGTTGGAATGAAGAAACCATCACTGATGATTTAGACTTGACGCTGCGCCTACATTTAGACAACTGGGATATTGATTGTGTCTTCTCGCCAGCCGTAGAGGAAGAAGGCGTGACCAATGCGATCGCACTTTGGCATCAGCGCAACCGTTGGGCAGAAGGTGGATATCAGCGCTATTTAGATTACTGGGATTTGCTGCTCAAGAATCGACTTGGAACCCGCAAAACCTGGGATTTATTGAGCTTTATGCTGATTATGTATATTTTACCGACAGCAGCGATACCAGATTTATTAATGGCGATCGCCCTTCATCGTCCCCCCATCTTCGGCCCAATTACTGGTTTGTCTGTATCTCTCTCAGTGATTGGTATGTTCACTGGTTTGCATCGGATACATCAAGGGCAAAAATTCCAGTTGTCTACATATTTAGTTTTACTGCTGCAAACCCTACGTGGCACCTTATATATGTTCCACTGGTTTGTTGTCATGAGCAGTACCACCGCCCGAATGTCATTCCGTCCCAAACGCCTAAAATGGGTGAAAACAGTACATACAGGGGTGGAATGA
- a CDS encoding 4-hydroxybenzoate solanesyltransferase — protein sequence MLRTPESNSEPMWLIIIRLLRWHKPEGRLILMIPALWAVFLAAAGKPPLPLVGVIILGTLATSAAGCVVNDLWDRDIDPEVERTRDRPLAARTLSIKVGIVVGLVALACAAVLAFYLNPLTFWLSAAAVPVILLYPGAKRVFPVPQLVLSIAWGFAVLISWSAVTQNISQPTWLLWGATVLWTLGFDTVYAMSDKEDDRRIGVNSSALFFGNYAPLAIAIFFVGTIALLADLGVVIHLHLAFWISLVIATIGWVWQSIKLSNPNLPNPIYGKMFRQNVWIGFILLGGMIAGCF from the coding sequence ATGTTAAGAACGCCAGAAAGCAACTCCGAACCGATGTGGCTGATAATTATTCGGCTTTTGCGGTGGCATAAACCAGAAGGACGATTAATCCTGATGATTCCTGCACTGTGGGCTGTGTTTTTAGCCGCCGCAGGTAAACCACCTTTGCCTTTAGTTGGCGTAATTATTTTAGGTACTCTCGCCACCAGTGCAGCTGGATGTGTTGTCAATGATTTGTGGGATCGGGATATCGATCCGGAAGTAGAAAGAACTCGCGATCGCCCCCTAGCTGCCCGTACACTTTCCATTAAAGTTGGGATTGTTGTCGGCTTAGTGGCGCTGGCTTGTGCCGCAGTTTTGGCGTTTTATCTTAATCCTTTAACTTTTTGGTTATCAGCAGCAGCAGTTCCCGTCATTTTGCTATATCCAGGCGCGAAGCGAGTGTTTCCCGTACCGCAATTAGTGCTGTCAATTGCTTGGGGTTTTGCTGTCTTAATTAGCTGGAGTGCAGTTACACAAAACATTTCCCAACCGACTTGGTTACTTTGGGGTGCAACTGTACTGTGGACATTAGGATTTGATACTGTATATGCGATGAGCGACAAGGAAGATGATCGGCGAATTGGTGTTAATTCTAGCGCTCTATTTTTTGGGAATTACGCACCTTTAGCCATTGCGATTTTCTTTGTCGGCACAATAGCTTTACTAGCTGACTTAGGAGTTGTGATTCACCTTCACCTAGCATTTTGGATTAGCTTAGTAATTGCCACAATTGGCTGGGTTTGGCAATCCATCAAGTTAAGTAACCCAAATTTACCCAACCCTATTTATGGCAAGATGTTCCGTCAAAATGTCTGGATTGGTTTTATCTTATTGGGTGGAATGATTGCTGGCTGTTTTTAA
- a CDS encoding tetratricopeptide repeat protein: protein MLRRLIEWLKNLFQLPFSNQKAGSRNTARGYGVAKSPPELTNADLELLFTQLLEGVHQARGRQWALKYLQRMEHRISDERWIDWLLNFGERLLNSPAPNQQIAGRMIQLGELGVGRIGELAYDIGLTLLKRNSASSYEAIDDFDRRLGMESTTPEDNFHNTPGQELIRNLGERLWDYEEEDTESTIPIPEMMSVEEAWTGNIGEVLWEYDGEDAAPKAAILNPSEDDAIANLFDLFLEPPDDEETDTEIITPVTDLNPLPEEPLHTAPPAAEVTTPTPPEVDTSLVPPAEEQPTEISQAPTWDKSLAKLEPNVAQALDELLVRLDQSTSLVQELASELAIQRQSSQIIPQPQIDRAQAWFYQGLQQARTGDLLGAIASYDAAIELKPHVDEYWFNRGLTLFHLEHFNEAIASYDRAIELRPDYYKAWYNRGGILGELGQFDDAIVSFERVIAIKPDFSEAWASRGLALMKLGLLWEAIESYDQALALEPQDPENWYYRGIALGINEQHEEAIASYDKALEIDPDYYEVWIDRGVVLFNLKQWSEAIASWDKALSIHNDFYLAWYNRGVALDNLGRREEAINSYKKAIAINPEFHLAWYNQAVALFYLGSYADAIASYDSALEIKQDYWEAWIGRGTAAGNLVNVDALSGLFTKITDTSSALKQTGYEGKVASYEAGLKYVRPDTHPEGWGRLHLAIANTHYDYGKKNAASRTPWQKAVAEYNQALLTLTSEDFPQLHLEVLQSLIKTLVGLGQTAQAQDLLQYSTDLLRELLTDSTRPDDSKKQLALRFAGLRQLIVDLAVEYGDLVEAWEIAEQAKNACLTWQLDGWQEEIASISYSEVQLLLNPQTAIIYWHISPASVHTFVLKDQAPSPILIFTPMQDTGVFNLGRTTSRLQELPLPEGVRRLITFEDWLEDWNQQYQEYSSLAEDKQNQINHSWRMDMEQRLSELKDILNIPSIIQELEGITHLILIPHRDLQRLPLHALFSGSNQPEYLSNLESNFTISYLPSVQIGLSIKPETIGDKHNQVLLSVEHPQSTDYPPLKFAKLQSEIVNHIFPNSYRIQGLQADKHIVKNALTDDYHILHFTGHIINNFSEPQKSELVLAGEDKLTLAEISQPSLVSYNLVNLSACEITTNNNHPITSEYVSLINAFLHVGVSQVLSTLWTVESVANDLVVLEFYRRLQPDQPAVNTLAEVTAWLRELTARDLTKWYEDLLNNLHPEDLRIRTHVATQMYRSSKLSPEQKLYNHPYYWAAFTITYRGIGD, encoded by the coding sequence ATGCTCAGGCGTCTAATTGAATGGCTAAAAAACTTGTTCCAGCTTCCTTTTAGTAATCAAAAAGCTGGTTCTCGAAATACCGCAAGGGGATACGGGGTGGCAAAGTCACCACCGGAACTTACCAATGCGGATCTAGAACTGTTGTTTACCCAGCTGCTGGAAGGTGTGCATCAAGCCAGAGGACGTCAGTGGGCGCTGAAGTACCTGCAACGGATGGAACACCGGATTTCTGATGAACGCTGGATCGATTGGTTGCTGAATTTTGGTGAAAGATTGTTAAATTCCCCAGCACCTAACCAGCAAATAGCAGGGCGAATGATCCAACTGGGTGAACTTGGTGTTGGCAGAATCGGAGAACTTGCTTATGACATTGGTTTGACTTTGTTGAAGCGTAACTCCGCAAGTAGTTATGAAGCAATTGACGATTTTGATCGTCGTTTGGGCATGGAAAGCACTACCCCTGAAGATAATTTTCACAATACTCCAGGACAGGAATTGATCCGCAACTTGGGCGAAAGGTTATGGGATTATGAGGAGGAAGATACCGAATCCACAATTCCCATACCAGAGATGATGTCTGTGGAGGAAGCATGGACAGGCAATATTGGGGAAGTGTTATGGGAATATGACGGCGAAGATGCTGCCCCAAAAGCTGCTATCCTTAATCCTTCAGAAGATGATGCGATCGCCAATTTATTTGATTTGTTCTTAGAACCGCCTGATGATGAAGAAACAGACACAGAAATCATCACGCCGGTTACTGATTTAAATCCGCTTCCTGAAGAACCTCTGCACACTGCACCCCCAGCAGCAGAAGTAACTACTCCCACACCACCAGAGGTAGATACTAGCCTGGTTCCCCCAGCAGAAGAACAACCCACCGAAATTTCCCAAGCGCCGACATGGGATAAATCTTTAGCCAAATTAGAGCCTAACGTCGCTCAAGCTTTGGATGAGTTGTTAGTCAGGTTGGATCAAAGTACTTCCTTAGTCCAAGAACTGGCTTCGGAACTAGCCATTCAACGCCAAAGTTCGCAAATCATACCGCAACCCCAAATTGATCGGGCGCAAGCATGGTTTTATCAAGGGTTGCAACAAGCGAGAACAGGTGATTTATTAGGTGCGATCGCATCTTATGATGCAGCGATCGAACTGAAACCCCATGTTGATGAATACTGGTTTAATCGGGGTTTAACACTGTTTCATTTAGAACATTTTAATGAAGCGATCGCATCTTATGACAGAGCTATAGAACTACGTCCCGATTACTACAAAGCTTGGTATAACCGGGGGGGAATTCTCGGAGAATTAGGGCAATTTGATGATGCAATTGTCTCCTTTGAGCGAGTAATTGCCATCAAGCCCGATTTCTCGGAAGCTTGGGCTAGCAGAGGTTTAGCGTTGATGAAGTTAGGGCTGTTATGGGAAGCTATAGAAAGCTATGACCAAGCCTTAGCGTTGGAACCCCAAGACCCCGAAAACTGGTATTATCGCGGCATAGCACTGGGTATCAACGAACAACATGAAGAAGCGATCGCTTCTTACGATAAAGCGTTAGAAATTGACCCCGATTACTATGAAGTTTGGATTGATCGCGGCGTAGTCCTGTTTAATTTAAAACAATGGTCAGAAGCGATCGCCTCCTGGGACAAAGCCCTCTCGATTCACAACGATTTCTACTTAGCTTGGTATAACCGAGGTGTGGCTTTAGATAATTTAGGTAGACGCGAAGAAGCGATCAACTCCTACAAGAAAGCGATTGCCATCAACCCCGAATTCCATTTAGCCTGGTATAACCAAGCAGTCGCCTTGTTTTATTTAGGAAGCTATGCTGATGCGATCGCTTCCTATGATAGTGCTTTAGAAATCAAACAAGATTACTGGGAAGCTTGGATTGGGCGGGGAACGGCTGCGGGTAATTTAGTGAATGTTGATGCACTTTCCGGTTTATTCACGAAAATTACAGATACCAGTTCCGCCTTGAAGCAAACTGGCTATGAGGGTAAAGTAGCTAGCTACGAAGCCGGCTTAAAATATGTCCGCCCCGACACTCACCCCGAAGGTTGGGGTAGATTGCATTTAGCGATCGCCAATACTCATTACGATTACGGTAAGAAAAATGCAGCTAGCCGCACTCCTTGGCAAAAAGCGGTAGCAGAGTATAATCAGGCACTCTTAACTCTGACTAGCGAAGATTTTCCGCAGTTGCATTTGGAAGTGTTGCAATCTCTCATTAAAACCCTTGTCGGTTTGGGACAAACAGCACAAGCACAAGACTTACTGCAATACAGTACCGATTTATTAAGAGAATTACTCACTGATTCCACCCGTCCCGATGATAGTAAAAAGCAGTTAGCTTTAAGATTTGCTGGCTTGCGGCAATTAATTGTTGATTTAGCCGTAGAGTATGGTGATTTAGTAGAAGCTTGGGAAATTGCCGAACAAGCGAAAAATGCTTGTTTAACTTGGCAGCTTGATGGTTGGCAAGAAGAAATTGCATCCATCAGCTATTCTGAAGTTCAACTGCTATTAAATCCTCAAACAGCAATTATTTACTGGCATATTAGCCCAGCTTCTGTACACACCTTTGTACTCAAGGATCAAGCGCCTTCACCCATCCTCATATTTACACCTATGCAAGATACAGGTGTATTTAACTTAGGCAGAACCACATCACGTTTACAAGAATTACCTCTACCAGAAGGAGTCAGACGTTTAATTACCTTTGAAGATTGGTTAGAAGATTGGAATCAACAATATCAAGAATATAGTAGCCTTGCTGAAGATAAACAAAATCAAATCAACCATTCCTGGCGGATGGATATGGAGCAAAGGCTATCCGAGCTAAAAGATATTCTCAATATTCCTAGTATTATTCAGGAATTGGAAGGAATTACACATCTAATTTTAATTCCCCACCGTGATTTACAAAGATTGCCTCTCCATGCCCTATTTTCCGGCTCTAATCAACCAGAATATTTATCAAATTTAGAATCGAATTTCACAATTAGCTACTTACCCAGCGTCCAAATAGGTTTATCCATAAAACCAGAAACCATTGGTGATAAACATAATCAAGTACTACTTAGCGTTGAACATCCTCAAAGTACAGATTATCCGCCCTTAAAATTCGCTAAACTGCAATCTGAAATTGTTAATCATATATTCCCTAATTCCTATCGTATCCAAGGGTTACAAGCTGATAAACACATCGTTAAAAATGCCCTAACTGATGATTATCATATTCTACATTTTACAGGTCATATCATTAACAATTTCAGCGAACCGCAAAAATCAGAATTAGTTTTAGCGGGTGAAGATAAGTTGACTTTAGCAGAAATTAGTCAACCATCTTTAGTAAGTTACAACCTAGTTAACCTATCAGCTTGCGAAATTACAACTAATAATAATCATCCTATTACTAGTGAGTATGTAAGTTTAATTAATGCTTTCTTACATGTTGGAGTATCCCAGGTTTTAAGTACTTTATGGACTGTAGAATCAGTAGCTAATGATTTAGTAGTTTTAGAATTTTACCGACGGCTACAACCAGATCAACCAGCCGTCAATACATTAGCTGAAGTCACAGCTTGGTTGAGAGAACTAACTGCCAGAGACCTGACCAAATGGTATGAAGATTTACTCAATAATCTCCATCCTGAAGATTTAAGAATCAGGACTCATGTAGCAACACAAATGTACAGAAGCAGTAAACTTTCCCCAGAACAAAAACTATACAATCATCCCTATTATTGGGCAGCGTTTACAATCACGTATCGGGGGATTGGTGATTAG
- a CDS encoding phosphotransacetylase family protein, with translation MPKSAKYLLIGSTETYSGKSATVLGLSYQLQQAGLDISYGKPLGTCWNVSVGNVFEEDVQFIAHSLNLAENRIASPILALDEASVQRRLGGEDTTNYQQSLLQQYLQMSKGDLVLLEGPGDLEEGKLFDLSLLQVAEVLDAAVLLVARYKSLVSVEPLLSAKQRIGDRLIGVVLNDIPSDQIESVTTLVRPFLEQQGIPVLAMLPKHDVLRSVSVGELVKQLKADILCGSDRLDLMVESLAIGAMNVNAAVKYFRKRRNMAVVTGGDRVEIQQAALETSTQCLILTGQLPPPPFILSRAEELEIPILSVDLDTLTTVEIVDRTFGQVRVHEPLKVHCIRQLMSEHFDLERLLSKLGLSPAAALP, from the coding sequence GTGCCAAAATCTGCGAAATATTTGCTGATTGGATCAACTGAGACTTACAGTGGTAAATCTGCTACAGTTTTAGGTTTGTCTTATCAGCTACAGCAAGCAGGACTGGATATTTCCTACGGCAAACCATTAGGTACTTGTTGGAATGTATCTGTTGGTAATGTATTTGAGGAAGATGTCCAGTTCATTGCTCATAGCCTTAACTTGGCAGAAAATCGTATTGCATCACCAATACTGGCTTTAGATGAAGCCAGCGTGCAAAGACGCTTAGGTGGCGAAGACACAACAAATTATCAGCAGTCTCTATTACAGCAATATTTGCAAATGTCCAAAGGAGATTTGGTGTTGCTAGAGGGGCCTGGTGATTTGGAAGAAGGTAAGTTATTTGACTTATCTTTGCTGCAAGTAGCGGAAGTTTTAGATGCGGCTGTGTTATTGGTAGCACGCTATAAATCGCTGGTTTCCGTTGAGCCACTTTTATCTGCAAAACAGCGAATAGGCGATCGCTTAATTGGCGTTGTACTCAATGATATCCCTAGCGACCAAATAGAATCGGTCACTACTCTTGTGCGGCCGTTTTTAGAACAGCAGGGAATTCCTGTATTGGCTATGCTACCAAAACATGATGTGCTACGTAGTGTGAGCGTTGGCGAACTGGTTAAGCAGTTGAAGGCCGACATTCTCTGTGGTAGCGATCGCCTAGATTTAATGGTGGAAAGCCTAGCCATTGGCGCGATGAATGTGAACGCTGCAGTGAAATATTTCCGTAAACGTCGGAATATGGCAGTAGTTACAGGCGGCGATCGTGTGGAAATTCAGCAAGCCGCATTGGAAACTTCTACCCAATGTCTGATTCTCACTGGACAATTACCTCCTCCCCCGTTCATCCTCAGTCGTGCTGAAGAACTAGAAATCCCCATTTTATCTGTTGACTTAGATACACTCACCACGGTAGAAATTGTTGACCGCACTTTTGGACAAGTACGCGTTCACGAACCGCTCAAAGTTCACTGCATCCGCCAACTGATGAGCGAGCATTTTGACTTAGAACGCTTATTATCTAAACTGGGGTTAAGCCCAGCAGCAGCCTTACCTTAG
- the ebsA gene encoding type IV pilus biogenesis protein EbsA → MSIEQLQPASPQQASVYLPYIQGNKRTFLPYAISLYQKGVLEGNRRIEASEAIPFVATWNVVTLPSDLTRCRMQFQGDAELSYEVMMVNSEFITYLIELMDNYKRNRSTDFSQAFYRKLLRIEE, encoded by the coding sequence ATGTCTATTGAGCAACTCCAGCCAGCTAGCCCGCAACAAGCAAGTGTTTATCTGCCCTACATTCAAGGTAACAAGCGCACTTTCTTACCCTATGCCATCAGTCTTTATCAAAAAGGCGTTTTGGAAGGAAACCGGAGAATCGAAGCTAGTGAAGCAATTCCTTTTGTTGCCACCTGGAATGTTGTCACCCTACCTTCAGACTTAACGCGTTGTCGAATGCAGTTTCAAGGTGATGCTGAACTGAGTTATGAAGTGATGATGGTGAATTCGGAATTTATAACTTATTTAATTGAACTGATGGATAACTATAAACGCAATCGCAGCACAGATTTTTCTCAAGCATTTTATCGCAAACTGCTGCGGATTGAGGAATAA